Proteins encoded together in one Branchiostoma floridae strain S238N-H82 chromosome 18, Bfl_VNyyK, whole genome shotgun sequence window:
- the LOC118405257 gene encoding pannexin-2-like, with protein sequence MLSETDMDPGILRDLFTQGLFSQTDPTRLHAELWADYMSKVMTTWLPMLMATVLVGRDLFGAGTQCFPVNLTHTQPGTNMTSADNTSYAPKPVLNEISDYSRQLAEYVNVYCAQQDHYQSSTMFSYQLFTIMLVIQAGVLYAPMLLWNVTTARKILCHLRFLLHDTDLLYHRHRGDQEARGGYEQSELVKNVNIWIKHDSLYKHYMMKQLVTTVCLGIFITIYCTIPSLTASNIHDEFLCSVKDRFTVDCAVPSATVHRCVWFTNLVLLFLNVSCIVGHVVTLRYNHFYGTHQPFRELGITLDKPPLNDAHLIHMFLRANIESNDKYNYVKVLEDVVSENDPSMNTTNTAYSVRNETNSPLDHSPSLGPTRRQYICYESGV encoded by the exons ATGCTTTCTGAAACAGACATGGACCCAGGTATACTCCGAGATCTCTTTACCCAGGGTTTGTTCAGCCAGACAGACCCGACTCGCCTCCATGCGGAACTGTGGGCTGActacatgtcaaaggtcatgacTACCTGGCTGCCTATGCTCATGGCAACAGTCCTGGTGGGGAGGGACTTGTTCG GCGCGGGCACACAATGCTTCCCCGTGAATCTGACACACACCCAGCCTGGTACAAACATGACGTCAGCAGACAACACCAGCTACGCACCTAAACCTGTCCTCAACGAGATCTCTGACTACTCGAGGCAACTAGCCGAGTACGTGAATGTTTACTGTGCACAACAGGATCATTACCAGAGTTCTACCATGTTTAGTTACCAACTCTTCACCATTATGCTAGTTATTCAGGCAGGGGTGCTTTATGCACCCATGTTGTTGTGGAACGTCACTACAGCTAGGAAGATTCTCTGTCACCTAAGATTTCTACTCCATGACACTGATTTGTTGTACCACCGTCACAGAGGTGACCAGGAGGCCAGGGGTGGCTACGAGCAGTCCGAACTGGTCAAAAACGTCAACATATGGATCAAGCATGACAGCTTGTATAAACATTACATGATGAAACAACTTGTCACTACAGTGTGTTTGGGAATCTTTATAACAATTTACTGCACAATTCCATCTCTGACAGCATCTAACATACATGATGAGTTTTTGTGCTCTGTCAAAGACAGGTTCACAGTGGATTGTGCCGTGCCATCGGCCACTGTACATAGGTGTGTGTGGTTTACCAATTTGGTACTGCTATTTCTTAACGTTTCCTGTATCGTAGGTCACGTTGTTACTCTCAGGTACAACCACTTCTATGGTACACATCAACCATTTAGAGAACTGGGCATCACACTTGATAAACCGCCACTGAATGATGCCCACCTTATTCATATGTTCCTTCGAGCCAACATTGAGTCGAATGACAAGTACAACTATGTGAAAGTTCTAGAGGATGTTGTATCAGAAAATGATCCAAGTatgaacacaacaaacacaGCATACTCTGTACGTAACGAAACAAACAGCCCGCTGGATCATTCCCCTAGTTTAGGCCCGACTAGGCGGCAGTACATATGTTATGAGTCTGGTGTGTGA
- the LOC118405256 gene encoding titin-like, which yields MRAVVGGEELMVRVEVRYDDYIRVRRRLCTTELQRSTSVDSLSATPLPPKDTGSRSLLNSLDLVTTRTHDSSFADWATDTNTKQLVLKMKQKSQALTVLAAKHEIAQRQVELQEGMVRGLQREVTRVTQEQETAQKVLTDKGKEIEALTGANKGMKDTIDELLAEKTKLTNKLAMMERDAKLKDDKMESFQRDVTRLTWEKETAQIVLTDNKKEIEDLTEANKGMKDTIDELLAEKTKLTKKREMIEKQSQEETSPEVPEAPDRLEAIETGNYAIKLRWTPVSSTHHQLNGYMLERSVAFQDRWTLAHAPLSVLPVTTTDFSVDVQPYKGYSFRVKSAIINKGKLLVSDGCRLEDVVAREQYQPYPPRNLMVENVMQDSVSLLWMEPVPADDVNPAHYEYVIEKCHDVDNLLTTWQECLRTTECKGTVKVQQEGTYCFRVSALNKDKNVSSLPTALGRKSWIFIYEI from the exons ATGCGCGCTGTGGTTGGTGGGGAGGAACTGATGGTGAGGGTGGAGGTCAGGTATGACGACTACATCCGGGTCAGGAGACGACTTTGTACTACAG AACTGCAGCGATCAACCTCCGTGGACAGCCTATCAGCCACACCCCTTCCTCCCAAGGACACAGGAAGCCGTTCTCTCCTCAACAGTTTGGACCTGGTCACCACCAGAACACATGATTCAAGCTTCGCTGATTGGGCCACTGACACTAACACCAAACAACTGGTGCTCAAGATGAAGCAGAAGTCACAAGCGCTGACAGTTTTGGCAGCCAAACATGAGATAGCTCAACGCCAGGTAGAGCTACAGGAAGGCATGGTGAGAGGTCTCCAGAGGGAAGTCACCCGGGTCACACAGGAGCAGGAGACGGCACAGAAAGTACTCACGGACAAGGGGAAAGAAATTGAGGCCTTAACGGGAGCCAATAAGGGTATGAAAGATACCATTGATGAACTGCTTgctgaaaaaacaaaactgacGAACAAATTGGCAATGATGGAACGAGATGCTAAGTTAAAGGACGACAAGATGGAGAGTTTCCAGAGGGATGTCACCCGGCTCACATGGGAGAAGGAGACAGCACAGATAGTACTAACGGACAACAAGAAGGAAATTGAGGACTTAACAGAAGCCAATAAGGGTATGAAAGACACCATTGATGAACTGCTTGCTGAAAAGACGAAACTGACCAAAAAACGGGAAATGATAGAAAAACAAAGCCAAGAAGAAACTTCACCAG AAGTACCAGAGGCTCCAGATAGGCTTGAAGCTATAGAGACAGGAAACTACGCCATAAAGCTACGCTGGACACCCGTTAGTTCTACCCACCATCAGCTCAACGGATACATGCTGGAGCGATCCGTTGCATTTCAAGACAGATGGACCTTAGCACACGCCCCGTTATCGGTACTACCTGTTACAACCACTGACTTTTCTGTAGATGTGCAGCCTTATAAAGGTTACAGCTTTCGTGTGAAGTCTGCAATCATTAACAAGGGCAAGCTTCTTGTCAGCGATGGATGTCGCTTGGAGGATGTTGTGGCTAGAGAGCAAT ATCAACCCTACCCACCAAGAAACTTGATGGTAGAGAACGTCATGCAAGACTCTGTCTCACTATTATGGATGGAACCTGTACCAGCTGATGACGTCAATCCAGCGCACTACGAATATGTCATTGAGAAGTGTCACGATGTTGACAACCTTTTAACAACATGGCAAGAATGTCTCAGAACAACAGAGTGCAAGGGTACGGTCAAAGTTCAACAAGAAGGAACCTACTGCTTTCGTGTGTCAGCCCTTAATAAAGACAAGAATGTCAGCAGCCTTCCAACGGCATTGGGTAGGAAATCATGGATTTTTATATATGAGATATAA